A single Streptomyces sp. 2114.4 DNA region contains:
- the hpnD gene encoding presqualene diphosphate synthase HpnD: MSRTVEATAHASAPVLAAYRYCEAVTGQQARNFAYGIRLLPADKRQAMSALYAFSRRVDDIGDGTLEPAAKQRRLEDTRAVLARIKDGRVDEDDTDPVAVALADAARRFPLPLDGLDELIDGVLMDVRGETYETWDELRGYCRCVAGAIGRLSLGVFGTVPGAPDAERAFEYADTLGLALQLTNILRDLREDAGNGRTYLPAEDLAKFGCAAGFEGPVPPPGSDFSGLVHFEVQRARALFAEGFRLLPMLDRRSGACVAAMAGIYHRLLARIAADPEAVLRGRVTLPGREKAFVAVRGLSGLDARAIGRRESVRRRG, encoded by the coding sequence GTGAGTCGGACCGTGGAGGCAACCGCACACGCGTCCGCGCCGGTGCTCGCTGCGTACCGCTACTGCGAGGCCGTCACCGGGCAGCAGGCACGGAACTTCGCCTACGGCATCCGGCTGCTGCCGGCCGACAAGCGGCAGGCCATGTCGGCGCTCTACGCCTTCTCCCGCCGGGTCGACGACATCGGCGACGGCACCCTGGAACCCGCCGCCAAGCAACGCCGCCTGGAGGACACCCGGGCGGTGCTGGCACGCATCAAGGACGGCCGGGTCGACGAGGACGACACCGACCCGGTGGCCGTCGCGCTGGCCGACGCCGCCCGCCGCTTCCCGCTGCCGCTGGACGGTCTCGACGAGCTGATCGACGGCGTGCTGATGGACGTGCGCGGCGAGACCTACGAGACCTGGGACGAGCTGCGGGGGTACTGCCGCTGTGTCGCCGGCGCGATCGGCCGTCTCTCGCTGGGCGTGTTCGGCACCGTACCGGGCGCACCGGACGCCGAGCGCGCCTTCGAGTACGCCGACACCCTCGGACTGGCCCTGCAACTCACCAACATTCTGCGGGATCTTCGCGAGGACGCCGGGAACGGCCGTACGTACCTCCCCGCCGAGGACCTTGCCAAGTTCGGCTGCGCGGCGGGCTTCGAGGGGCCCGTGCCGCCGCCCGGCTCCGACTTCAGCGGCCTGGTGCACTTCGAGGTGCAACGTGCCCGCGCGCTCTTCGCCGAGGGATTCCGGCTGCTGCCGATGCTCGACCGGCGCAGCGGCGCCTGCGTGGCCGCGATGGCCGGCATCTACCACCGGCTGCTGGCCCGGATCGCCGCCGACCCCGAGGCGGTGCTGCGCGGCCGGGTCACCCTGCCCGGCCGCGAGAAGGCCTTCGTCGCGGTGCGCGGGCTCTCCGGGCTCGACGCGCGGGCGATCGGCCGCCGGGAGTCCGTGCGGAGGCGCGGATGA
- a CDS encoding sugar phosphate nucleotidyltransferase gives MIGLVLAAGAGRRLRPYTDTLPKALVPVDGDTTILDLTLGNFAEIGLTEVAIIVGYRKEAVYERKEALEQKYGLKLTLIDNDKAEEWNNAYSLWCGRDSIKHTVILANGDTVHPVSVEKTLLAARGNGQKIILALDTVKQLADEEMKVVVDPAKGVQKITKLMDPAEATGEYIGVTLIEGEAADELADALKTTFERDPDLYYEDGYQELVNRGFKVDVAPIGDVKWVEIDNHDDLAKGRDIACQY, from the coding sequence ATGATCGGCCTCGTGCTGGCCGCCGGCGCCGGACGGCGTCTGCGTCCCTACACCGACACTCTGCCCAAGGCCCTGGTGCCGGTCGACGGGGACACCACGATCCTCGACCTGACCCTCGGCAACTTCGCCGAGATCGGCCTGACCGAGGTCGCGATCATCGTCGGCTACCGCAAGGAAGCCGTCTACGAGCGCAAGGAGGCCCTGGAGCAGAAGTACGGCCTCAAGCTCACCCTCATCGACAACGACAAGGCCGAGGAGTGGAACAACGCCTACTCCCTGTGGTGCGGCCGTGACTCGATCAAGCACACCGTGATCCTCGCCAACGGCGACACCGTGCACCCGGTCTCCGTCGAGAAGACCCTGCTCGCCGCCCGCGGCAACGGCCAGAAGATCATCCTCGCGCTGGACACCGTCAAGCAGCTCGCCGACGAGGAGATGAAGGTCGTCGTGGACCCCGCCAAGGGCGTCCAGAAGATCACCAAGCTGATGGACCCGGCCGAGGCGACCGGTGAGTACATCGGCGTCACCCTCATCGAGGGCGAGGCCGCCGACGAGCTGGCCGACGCCCTGAAGACCACCTTCGAGCGGGACCCCGACCTCTACTACGAGGACGGCTACCAGGAGCTCGTCAACCGCGGCTTCAAGGTGGACGTGGCCCCGATCGGCGACGTCAAGTGGGTCGAGATCGACAACCACGACGACCTGGCGAAGGGCCGTGACATCGCATGCCAGTACTGA
- a CDS encoding DUF5941 domain-containing protein — MSTAILTGPPVAGSPLEADLRTLGFDVRIADDAASAAELLAAVPAQERVAVVDPRFVGHLHALRLALTDPRFPAAAVPGALTAQPEARAALARAVGRIPVGAGTAHLTDVLTDTLTESLDREVSGLHRVELGSLVATVALTPAQREDAREAVAAVDDEAVRLRTAVKSRDGFFTTYCISPYSRYLARWCARRGLTPNQVTTASLLTALIAAGCAATGSRGGFVVAGLLLLFSFVLDCTDGQLARYSLQYSTMGAWLDATFDRAKEYAYYAGLALGAARGGDDVWALALGAMVLMTCRHVVDFSFNEANHDATANTSPTAALSGKLDSVGWTVWVRRMIVLPIGERWAMIAVLTALTTPRIVFYALLIGCALAACYTTAGRVLRSLTRRARRTDRAAQALADLADSGPLAELIAGRGRGRGRTGSFLAPVMAFLSAAVLLVWVIFQDDPRSWLTVGVAVCSALLAGAAVARPLKGALDWLVPPFFRAGEYVTILVLAARTEAPGALPAAFGLVAALAYHHYDTVYRIRGGTGAPPRWLVRATGGHEGRILVITVLAAALFATDFTIALTALAVVLALLVLIESIRFWVSSQAPAVHDEGEPA; from the coding sequence CTGTCGACCGCCATCCTCACCGGTCCGCCGGTCGCCGGGTCGCCGCTCGAAGCCGACCTGCGCACGCTGGGCTTTGACGTGCGTATCGCGGACGATGCCGCATCCGCCGCCGAGCTGCTCGCCGCGGTGCCCGCCCAGGAGCGGGTCGCCGTCGTCGACCCCCGCTTCGTCGGCCATCTGCACGCCCTGCGGCTCGCACTGACCGACCCCCGTTTCCCCGCCGCGGCGGTGCCGGGCGCGCTCACCGCGCAGCCCGAGGCGCGCGCCGCGCTGGCCCGCGCGGTCGGCAGGATCCCGGTCGGTGCCGGCACCGCCCACCTCACGGACGTCCTCACCGACACGCTCACCGAATCCCTCGACCGCGAGGTGAGCGGACTGCACCGCGTCGAGCTCGGCAGCCTGGTCGCCACCGTCGCGCTGACCCCGGCACAGCGCGAGGACGCCCGGGAAGCCGTCGCCGCCGTCGACGACGAGGCCGTACGGCTGCGCACCGCCGTGAAGTCCCGTGACGGGTTCTTCACCACCTACTGCATCAGCCCGTACTCCCGCTACCTGGCCCGCTGGTGCGCGCGCCGCGGGCTCACCCCCAACCAGGTCACCACCGCGTCCCTGCTCACCGCGCTGATCGCGGCCGGCTGCGCGGCCACCGGTAGCCGCGGCGGCTTCGTCGTGGCCGGCCTGCTGCTCCTCTTCTCCTTCGTCCTGGACTGCACCGACGGGCAGCTCGCCCGCTACTCCCTGCAGTACTCGACGATGGGCGCCTGGCTGGACGCCACCTTCGACCGGGCCAAGGAGTACGCGTACTACGCGGGCCTGGCGCTGGGCGCGGCGCGCGGCGGGGATGACGTCTGGGCGCTGGCGCTCGGCGCGATGGTCCTGATGACCTGCCGCCATGTCGTCGACTTCTCCTTCAACGAGGCGAACCACGACGCCACGGCCAACACCAGCCCCACCGCCGCGCTCTCCGGCAAGCTCGACAGCGTCGGCTGGACGGTCTGGGTGCGCCGGATGATCGTGCTGCCGATCGGTGAGCGCTGGGCCATGATCGCCGTGCTCACCGCGCTCACCACCCCGCGCATCGTCTTCTACGCCCTGCTCATCGGCTGTGCGCTGGCCGCCTGCTACACCACCGCGGGCCGGGTGCTGCGCTCGCTGACCCGGCGGGCCCGGCGCACCGACCGCGCCGCCCAGGCGCTGGCCGATCTCGCCGACTCCGGGCCGCTCGCCGAGCTGATCGCCGGCCGTGGCCGCGGCCGGGGCCGTACCGGTTCCTTCCTGGCGCCGGTCATGGCGTTCCTCTCAGCCGCCGTGCTGCTGGTCTGGGTGATCTTCCAGGACGACCCGAGGTCCTGGCTCACCGTCGGCGTCGCCGTCTGCTCCGCACTGCTGGCCGGTGCCGCCGTGGCACGGCCGCTCAAGGGCGCCCTCGACTGGCTCGTCCCGCCCTTCTTCCGGGCCGGCGAATACGTCACGATCCTGGTCCTGGCCGCCCGCACAGAGGCGCCCGGAGCCCTTCCCGCGGCGTTCGGGCTGGTCGCGGCGCTCGCCTACCATCACTACGACACGGTCTACCGCATCCGCGGTGGCACCGGAGCCCCGCCGCGGTGGCTCGTCCGGGCGACCGGCGGACATGAGGGACGGATCCTCGTGATCACCGTCCTCGCGGCCGCCCTGTTCGCCACAGATTTCACAATCGCGCTCACGGCCCTTGCTGTGGTCCTGGCGCTGCTGGTGCTCATCGAGAGCATCCGTTTCTGGGTGTCCTCCCAAGCACCCGCCGTACACGATGAAGGAGAACCCGCATGA
- a CDS encoding ABC transporter permease produces the protein MSETTHDGAVAMSAPPSSDEGLTPAQRAQKYGLSQSGARPSLPEYVRQLWDRRHFISAFASAKLTAQYSQAKLGQVWQVATPLLNALVYYLIFGVLIGTSRGVPDFVPFLVTGVFIFTFTQSSVMAGTRAISGNLGLVRALHFPRACLPISFCLMQLQQLLFSMGVLVIILLGFGQVPTWSWLLAFPALTLQFVFNTGLAMVMARMGAKTPDLAQLMPFIMRTWMYASGVMFSIDLILKGKHVPAFVEVLLNANPAAVYIDLMRFALIDSFTAAKLPPHVWAFAGGWALLMGVIGFVYFWKAEERYGRG, from the coding sequence GTGAGCGAGACCACGCACGACGGTGCGGTCGCCATGAGTGCCCCGCCATCTTCCGATGAGGGGCTCACCCCTGCCCAGCGGGCCCAGAAGTACGGGCTCTCGCAGAGCGGGGCCCGTCCCTCGCTGCCGGAGTACGTCCGGCAGCTGTGGGACCGCCGGCATTTCATCTCCGCGTTCGCCAGCGCCAAGCTGACGGCGCAGTACAGCCAGGCCAAGCTGGGCCAGGTCTGGCAGGTGGCCACGCCGCTGCTGAACGCCCTCGTGTACTACTTGATCTTCGGTGTACTGATCGGCACGAGCCGGGGCGTCCCCGACTTCGTCCCGTTCCTGGTGACCGGTGTCTTCATCTTCACCTTCACTCAGAGCTCGGTGATGGCCGGTACCCGGGCGATCTCCGGCAACCTCGGCCTGGTGCGGGCGCTGCACTTCCCGCGGGCCTGTCTGCCGATCTCGTTCTGCCTGATGCAGCTGCAGCAGCTGCTGTTCTCCATGGGCGTGCTGGTGATCATCCTGCTCGGCTTCGGACAGGTCCCGACCTGGTCGTGGCTGCTGGCCTTCCCGGCGCTGACGCTGCAGTTCGTCTTCAACACCGGCCTGGCGATGGTCATGGCGCGGATGGGGGCGAAGACCCCGGACCTGGCGCAGCTGATGCCCTTCATCATGCGGACGTGGATGTACGCGTCCGGCGTGATGTTCAGCATCGACCTGATCCTCAAGGGCAAGCACGTCCCCGCCTTCGTGGAGGTCCTGCTCAACGCCAACCCGGCCGCCGTCTACATCGACCTGATGCGTTTCGCGCTGATCGACAGTTTCACCGCCGCGAAGCTGCCGCCCCATGTGTGGGCGTTCGCCGGCGGCTGGGCGCTGCTGATGGGCGTGATCGGCTTTGTGTACTTCTGGAAGGCTGAGGAGCGGTACGGACGTGGCTGA
- a CDS encoding glycosyltransferase family 2 protein, with protein sequence MKLGAVVLTMGNRPEELRALLDSVAKQEGDPIEIAVVGNGSPLPELPEGVRTVELPENVGIPAGRNVGIEAFGPGGNEVDVLLFLDDDGLLAREDTAELCREAFAADPDLGIISFRIADPDTGETQRRHVPRLRASDPLRSSRVTTFLGGANAVRTQVFEEVGGLPDDFFYAHEETDLAWRALDAGWQIDYRSDMVLFHPTTAPARHAVYHRMVARNRVWLARRNLPALLVPVYLGVWFLLTLARRPSRPALRAWLGGFKEGWATPSGPRRPMKWATVWRLTRLGRPPVI encoded by the coding sequence ATGAAGCTCGGTGCGGTTGTCCTGACCATGGGCAACCGCCCCGAGGAACTGCGCGCGCTGCTGGACTCGGTCGCCAAGCAGGAGGGCGACCCGATCGAGATCGCGGTCGTGGGCAACGGTTCGCCGCTGCCCGAGCTTCCCGAGGGCGTACGGACCGTCGAGCTGCCGGAGAACGTCGGCATCCCGGCCGGCCGCAATGTCGGCATCGAGGCGTTCGGCCCCGGCGGCAACGAGGTCGACGTCCTGCTCTTCCTGGACGACGACGGGCTGCTGGCCAGGGAGGACACCGCCGAGCTGTGCCGGGAGGCCTTCGCCGCCGACCCCGATCTCGGGATCATCAGCTTCCGGATCGCCGACCCGGACACGGGGGAGACCCAGCGCCGCCATGTGCCGCGGCTGCGGGCCTCGGACCCCCTGCGCTCGTCGCGGGTCACCACCTTCCTCGGCGGTGCCAACGCGGTCCGTACGCAGGTGTTCGAGGAGGTCGGCGGGCTGCCCGACGACTTCTTCTACGCCCACGAGGAGACCGATCTGGCCTGGCGGGCGCTGGACGCCGGCTGGCAGATCGACTACCGGTCGGACATGGTGCTCTTCCATCCGACGACGGCACCGGCCCGGCATGCGGTCTACCACCGGATGGTGGCCCGTAACCGGGTATGGCTGGCCCGGCGCAACCTTCCCGCCCTGCTGGTTCCGGTCTATCTCGGTGTCTGGTTTCTGCTCACCCTGGCCCGCCGGCCCTCGCGACCGGCGCTACGGGCGTGGCTGGGCGGCTTCAAGGAGGGCTGGGCGACCCCGAGCGGTCCCAGGCGCCCCATGAAGTGGGCTACCGTTTGGCGACTGACCCGACTGGGCCGCCCTCCCGTCATCTGA
- the hpnE gene encoding hydroxysqualene dehydroxylase HpnE — MTSGARRPGRRHDLPSGRPEGAAAVVIGGGLAGTTAALALADAGLRVTLVEGRPRLGGLVFSFRRESGVGELTVDNGQHVFLRCCTAYSRLLERLGATHLVPLQDRMDVPVLDADRMRLGRLRRTALPVPLHLAGSLAGYPHLSPAERAGVVRATLALKGLDPADPALDRQDFGSWLRRHGQSARAVEALWDLVGIATLNARAEDASMGLAAKVFKTGLLSAPGAADIGWARVPLGDVHDDLARTALEKAGVRIALRTRAGALLRHDDGWQVTVEKGPHEREQLTADTVVLAVPQREAHALLPGTALDGKDRLLDIGTAPILNLHVVYDRKVLRRPFFAAVGSPVQWVFDRTHASGLTGLPGQERSQYLAVSQSAAQEEIDQPVAKLRARYLPELERLLPAARGARIHDFFVTRERTATFAPAPGVGRLRPAARTQAPGLFLAGAWTATGWPATMESAVRSGTAAAREALTELGFPQGQLPQEAA, encoded by the coding sequence ATGACATCGGGAGCCAGGCGGCCCGGCCGGCGGCACGACCTGCCGTCCGGCCGTCCCGAAGGGGCGGCGGCGGTGGTGATCGGCGGCGGGCTCGCGGGCACGACCGCGGCGCTCGCGCTGGCCGACGCGGGCCTGCGGGTCACCCTTGTCGAGGGCCGCCCCCGTCTCGGCGGGCTGGTCTTCTCCTTCCGCCGCGAGTCCGGCGTCGGCGAGCTGACCGTCGACAACGGCCAGCATGTCTTCCTGCGCTGCTGCACCGCCTACAGCCGGCTGCTCGAACGGCTCGGCGCCACGCACCTGGTGCCCCTGCAGGACCGGATGGACGTACCCGTCCTCGACGCCGACCGGATGCGGCTCGGCCGGCTGCGCCGCACGGCGCTGCCCGTACCGCTGCACCTCGCCGGGAGCCTGGCCGGCTACCCGCACCTCTCGCCCGCCGAACGCGCCGGGGTCGTCCGCGCCACCCTCGCGCTGAAGGGCCTCGACCCGGCCGACCCCGCCCTGGACCGGCAGGATTTCGGCAGCTGGCTGCGCCGCCACGGCCAGTCCGCCCGCGCCGTCGAGGCGCTGTGGGACCTGGTCGGCATCGCGACACTCAACGCCCGTGCCGAGGACGCCTCGATGGGCCTGGCCGCCAAGGTCTTCAAGACCGGACTGCTGTCCGCCCCCGGTGCCGCGGACATCGGCTGGGCCCGGGTCCCGCTCGGCGACGTCCACGACGACCTCGCCCGCACGGCCCTGGAGAAGGCCGGCGTCCGCATCGCCCTGCGCACCCGCGCCGGGGCCCTCCTGCGTCACGACGACGGCTGGCAGGTCACGGTGGAGAAGGGGCCGCACGAGCGCGAGCAGCTGACCGCGGACACCGTCGTCCTCGCCGTACCCCAGCGCGAGGCACACGCCCTGCTGCCCGGCACGGCACTGGACGGCAAGGACCGGCTGCTGGACATCGGCACCGCCCCCATCCTGAACCTCCATGTCGTCTACGACCGCAAGGTGCTGCGCCGCCCCTTCTTCGCCGCGGTCGGCTCCCCGGTCCAGTGGGTCTTCGACCGCACCCACGCCTCCGGGCTGACGGGCCTGCCCGGCCAGGAGCGCAGCCAGTATCTGGCGGTCTCGCAGTCCGCGGCGCAGGAAGAGATCGACCAGCCGGTCGCCAAGCTCCGCGCCCGCTATCTGCCCGAGCTGGAGCGGCTGCTGCCCGCCGCCCGCGGCGCCAGGATCCACGACTTCTTCGTCACCCGCGAGCGCACCGCGACCTTTGCGCCCGCGCCGGGCGTCGGCAGGCTCCGCCCCGCCGCCCGCACCCAAGCCCCCGGCCTGTTCCTGGCCGGTGCGTGGACCGCCACCGGGTGGCCCGCGACCATGGAAAGCGCTGTTCGCAGCGGCACTGCCGCCGCTCGCGAGGCACTCACCGAACTCGGCTTCCCCCAGGGCCAGTTGCCTCAGGAGGCGGCATGA
- a CDS encoding CDP-alcohol phosphatidyltransferase family protein, whose translation MHKPSVAELRPVVHPPGVKDRRSGEHWAGRLYMRELSLRIDRHLVNTRITPNQLTYVMTVAGVLAAPALLVPGIPGAVLGVLMVQLYLLLDCVDGEVARWKKQFSLGGVYLDRVGAYLCDAAVLVGFGLRAADLWGSGRIDWLWAFLGTLAALGAILIKAETDLVGVARHQGGLPPVKETASEPRSSGMALARKAAAALKFHRLVLGVEASLLILVLAVLDTVRGDLFFSRLGVAVLAGIALLQTLLHLVSILASSRLK comes from the coding sequence ATGCACAAGCCATCGGTAGCTGAGCTCCGGCCGGTCGTTCACCCCCCGGGGGTGAAGGACCGGCGGAGCGGCGAGCACTGGGCCGGCCGGCTCTACATGCGCGAGCTCTCGCTGCGCATCGACCGCCACCTGGTGAACACGCGGATCACCCCTAACCAGCTGACCTACGTGATGACCGTGGCCGGCGTCCTCGCCGCACCCGCCCTGCTGGTGCCGGGGATCCCGGGGGCCGTGCTCGGCGTGCTGATGGTCCAGCTCTACCTGCTGCTCGACTGTGTCGACGGTGAGGTCGCCCGCTGGAAGAAGCAGTTCTCCCTGGGCGGGGTGTACCTGGACCGGGTCGGCGCCTACCTGTGCGACGCGGCGGTGCTCGTCGGCTTCGGCCTGCGCGCCGCCGACCTGTGGGGCTCGGGCCGGATCGACTGGCTGTGGGCCTTCCTCGGCACCCTCGCCGCGCTCGGCGCCATCCTGATCAAGGCCGAGACCGACCTCGTCGGTGTCGCCCGTCACCAGGGCGGTCTTCCGCCGGTCAAGGAGACGGCGTCCGAGCCGCGCTCGTCCGGTATGGCGCTGGCCCGCAAGGCGGCCGCGGCGCTGAAGTTCCACCGCCTGGTCCTCGGGGTCGAGGCCTCCCTGCTGATCCTGGTCCTGGCGGTCCTGGACACGGTCAGGGGCGATCTGTTCTTCTCGCGGCTCGGCGTCGCCGTGCTGGCGGGCATCGCGCTCCTGCAGACCCTGCTGCACCTCGTGTCCATCCTCGCCTCCAGCAGGCTCAAGTGA
- a CDS encoding iron-containing alcohol dehydrogenase family protein yields the protein MPVLTRLIPSPVVVDINAGALDDLAGLLADQRISASGKLAIAISGGSGARLRERLSPALPGAEWYEVGGGTLDEAIKLADAMKKGHYDAVVGLGGGKIIDCAKFAAARIGLPLVAVATNLSHDGLCSPVATLDNDAGRGSYGVPNPIAVVIDLDIIREAPVRFVRSGIGDAISNISAVADWELSHRETGEAIDGLAAAMARQAGEAVLRHPGGVGDDAFLQVLAEGLVLTGISMSVAGDSRPASGACHEINHALDILYPKRAASHGEQCGLAAAFATHLRGDKETRDLMVEVLRRHGLPATPGEIGFTDEEFVAAVEYAPKTRPGRYTILEHLDLSTDQIRDAYADYAQAIGS from the coding sequence ATGCCAGTACTGACCCGCCTCATTCCGTCCCCGGTCGTCGTTGACATCAACGCCGGCGCCCTGGACGACCTGGCGGGCCTGCTGGCCGATCAGCGCATCTCCGCGTCGGGCAAGCTCGCCATCGCGATCAGCGGCGGCTCGGGGGCACGGCTGCGCGAGCGGCTGTCCCCCGCGCTGCCCGGCGCCGAGTGGTACGAGGTCGGCGGCGGCACCCTGGACGAAGCGATCAAGCTCGCCGACGCCATGAAGAAGGGGCACTACGACGCGGTCGTGGGCCTCGGCGGCGGCAAGATCATCGACTGCGCCAAGTTCGCCGCGGCCCGCATCGGCCTGCCGCTGGTCGCCGTGGCGACGAACCTGTCGCACGACGGCCTGTGCTCGCCGGTCGCCACCCTCGACAACGACGCGGGCCGCGGCTCCTACGGTGTGCCGAACCCGATCGCCGTGGTGATCGACCTCGACATCATCCGTGAGGCCCCCGTCCGGTTCGTCCGCTCCGGCATCGGCGACGCGATCTCCAACATCTCCGCGGTCGCGGACTGGGAGCTCTCGCACCGCGAGACCGGCGAGGCGATCGACGGACTGGCCGCCGCCATGGCGCGCCAGGCCGGCGAGGCCGTGCTGCGGCACCCCGGCGGGGTCGGCGACGACGCCTTCCTCCAGGTGCTGGCCGAGGGCCTGGTCCTGACCGGCATCTCGATGTCGGTGGCCGGTGACAGCCGTCCGGCGTCCGGCGCCTGCCACGAGATCAACCACGCGCTCGACATCCTCTACCCCAAGCGCGCCGCGAGCCACGGCGAGCAGTGCGGCCTCGCCGCCGCCTTCGCCACGCATCTGCGCGGGGACAAGGAGACCCGTGACCTGATGGTCGAGGTGCTGCGCCGGCACGGCCTGCCGGCCACGCCGGGCGAGATCGGTTTCACGGACGAGGAATTCGTCGCGGCCGTCGAGTACGCACCCAAGACCCGCCCCGGGCGCTACACCATCCTCGAACACCTCGACCTGTCCACCGACCAGATCAGGGACGCCTACGCCGACTATGCACAAGCCATCGGTAGCTGA
- the hpnC gene encoding squalene synthase HpnC, which yields MLDQAAHENFPVAPFFLPRAWRTDLMAVYGFARLVDDIGDGDLAPGGGDAVLLGLDRAQYDDRPALLDALEADLRRVFSDRAPGPGHPLLRRLGPTVRRCGLTPGPFLDLIEANRQDQRVSRYATYGDLAAYCELSANPVGRLVLALTGTASPARIRHSDAVCTALQIVEHIQDVAEDLGRDRIYLPAEDRKRFGVDEADLAAPSGGASVRALIAYEAERARELLREGTPLVGSVHGRLKLLLAGFVAGGRAALQAVAAADYDVLPGPPKPTKLSLLREVGATLRREG from the coding sequence GTGCTCGATCAGGCCGCACACGAGAACTTCCCCGTCGCGCCGTTCTTCCTGCCCCGTGCCTGGCGGACCGATCTGATGGCCGTCTACGGCTTCGCCCGGCTCGTCGACGACATCGGCGACGGCGATCTCGCGCCCGGCGGCGGCGATGCCGTACTCCTCGGGCTCGACCGCGCACAGTACGACGACCGGCCCGCGCTGCTGGACGCCCTCGAAGCGGACCTGCGCCGCGTCTTCAGCGACCGCGCCCCCGGCCCCGGGCATCCGCTGCTGCGCCGCCTCGGCCCGACCGTCCGCCGCTGCGGGCTGACCCCCGGGCCTTTCCTCGATCTCATCGAGGCCAACCGGCAGGACCAGCGGGTGAGCCGCTACGCCACCTACGGCGATCTGGCCGCCTACTGCGAGCTGTCCGCCAACCCCGTCGGCCGCCTCGTCCTCGCCCTCACCGGCACCGCGAGCCCCGCCCGCATCCGCCACTCCGACGCGGTCTGCACCGCCCTCCAGATCGTCGAGCACATCCAGGACGTGGCCGAGGACCTGGGGCGCGACCGCATCTACCTGCCGGCCGAGGACAGGAAGCGCTTCGGTGTCGACGAGGCCGATCTGGCCGCGCCGAGCGGGGGCGCATCGGTGCGCGCGCTGATCGCTTACGAGGCCGAACGCGCCCGTGAGCTGCTGCGTGAGGGCACCCCGCTGGTGGGTAGCGTCCACGGCAGACTCAAGCTGCTGCTGGCCGGTTTCGTGGCCGGCGGACGCGCTGCACTCCAGGCGGTCGCGGCCGCCGATTACGACGTACTCCCTGGACCGCCCAAGCCGACCAAGCTCAGCCTGCTGCGCGAGGTAGGGGCGACATTGCGAAGAGAGGGGTGA
- a CDS encoding ABC transporter ATP-binding protein: MAEQKHGIEPTEAAEARIPTVIADDLHIVYRVYGTGAGKGSATAALNRIVRRKPSTGVREVHAVKGVSFTAYRGESIGLIGSNGSGKSTLLKAVAGLLPAERGKVYTHGQPSLLGVNAALMNDLTGEKNVLLGGLAMGMSREQVRERYDGIVDFSGINEKGDFISLPMRTYSSGMAARLRFSIAAAKDHDVLMIDEALATGDRSFQKRSEARIRELRKEAGTVFLVSHNNKSIRDTCDRTLWLERGELLMDGPTDEVIKAYEKETGK, from the coding sequence GTGGCTGAACAGAAGCACGGCATCGAGCCGACCGAGGCCGCCGAGGCCCGGATCCCGACGGTGATCGCGGACGATCTGCACATCGTCTACCGCGTCTACGGCACCGGCGCGGGCAAGGGCAGCGCCACCGCGGCGCTGAACCGCATCGTGCGCCGCAAGCCCTCCACGGGGGTGCGCGAGGTGCACGCGGTCAAGGGCGTCTCCTTCACCGCCTACCGCGGCGAGTCGATCGGCCTGATCGGCTCCAACGGTTCGGGCAAGTCGACGCTGCTCAAGGCGGTCGCCGGCCTGCTGCCCGCCGAGCGCGGCAAGGTCTACACCCACGGCCAGCCCTCGCTGCTGGGCGTCAACGCGGCCCTGATGAACGACCTGACCGGCGAGAAGAACGTCCTGTTGGGCGGCCTGGCCATGGGCATGAGCCGCGAACAGGTCCGCGAGCGCTACGACGGCATCGTCGACTTCTCCGGCATCAACGAGAAGGGCGACTTCATCTCGCTGCCGATGCGCACCTACTCCTCCGGCATGGCCGCCCGCCTGCGGTTCTCCATCGCCGCGGCCAAGGACCACGACGTCCTGATGATCGACGAGGCCCTGGCCACCGGCGACCGCAGCTTCCAGAAGCGCTCCGAGGCTCGCATCCGCGAACTGCGCAAGGAAGCCGGCACCGTCTTCCTCGTCAGCCACAACAACAAGTCCATCCGCGACACCTGCGACCGGACCCTGTGGCTGGAGCGTGGCGAGCTGCTGATGGACGGCCCGACGGATGAAGTGATCAAGGCGTACGAAAAGGAGACGGGCAAATAG